The following coding sequences lie in one Corynebacterium anserum genomic window:
- a CDS encoding amidase, which translates to MHDTSFPSSSFAQRLAHAVDVTGLSPAELGIARVYERAHSLHPYPSDFFSTPPQPHQQSPLYGQEVLIKDLQQVEGEIATFGSERLSRTAMYHDSAARRLLSHGAILVGASSTSEFGATAYTEPVGQVAPVNPLNPEFMCGGSSGGAAVAVARGLVDIAHATDGGGSIRIPAACCGLVGLKPVHDNSIGGFTPVAHGFLAKDLYTTARAYGLQLPELSSFADAPLRIGYTNRPFHSLTTVDPQIAAATAAVTGLLASTPAVESVIQAPAPYAPEKFSLFTEFFASHCTDLPAPLSPITSWLKEQGRMVDKWRLEKVHAELQAVQHEVSISWQDLDLVATPMLACAPPPPGTFSALEPRLNFLAQTAWTPWGTLWNMTGWACVSVPLVHPTKVPGRWPISLLLGAVSDRVSEGALLALARSVQHLAGMLPAESLSLAAPGDIEKLGYRPTPAPHTLSEHGHGDRPCH; encoded by the coding sequence ATGCATGATACCTCCTTTCCTTCCTCCTCTTTCGCGCAGCGCTTGGCGCATGCTGTGGATGTGACTGGACTATCCCCTGCGGAGCTAGGGATCGCCAGGGTCTATGAACGGGCGCATAGTCTTCACCCCTACCCGTCGGATTTCTTCTCGACGCCACCGCAGCCACACCAACAGTCCCCCCTTTATGGCCAGGAAGTGCTCATTAAGGACTTACAACAGGTGGAAGGCGAGATCGCAACTTTTGGCAGTGAACGGCTTTCACGTACCGCTATGTATCATGATTCCGCTGCTCGGCGCCTGTTATCTCACGGTGCCATCCTGGTCGGGGCCAGCAGCACTTCAGAGTTCGGTGCGACCGCCTACACCGAACCGGTTGGGCAAGTGGCGCCGGTCAATCCACTCAACCCGGAATTCATGTGTGGCGGTTCCTCTGGCGGTGCGGCGGTCGCTGTTGCGCGGGGTCTTGTGGACATTGCTCACGCCACTGACGGAGGTGGCTCTATCCGCATTCCTGCTGCTTGTTGCGGCTTGGTGGGGTTGAAACCAGTGCACGATAATTCCATCGGAGGCTTCACCCCGGTGGCTCACGGTTTCCTGGCCAAGGATCTGTACACCACGGCTCGAGCCTACGGACTCCAACTTCCGGAGCTATCTTCTTTCGCGGACGCCCCGCTACGCATCGGTTATACCAATAGGCCTTTTCATTCCCTCACCACTGTGGATCCCCAGATCGCAGCGGCGACTGCTGCGGTAACAGGCTTGCTAGCCTCCACCCCGGCAGTGGAATCGGTCATTCAGGCTCCCGCGCCGTACGCCCCCGAAAAGTTCTCTCTGTTCACGGAGTTCTTCGCCTCTCACTGCACAGACTTACCTGCACCGCTTTCACCAATCACCTCGTGGCTTAAAGAGCAAGGACGGATGGTGGACAAGTGGCGTCTGGAAAAAGTGCACGCGGAACTCCAGGCCGTTCAGCACGAAGTCAGCATCTCCTGGCAGGATCTGGATCTCGTCGCTACTCCAATGCTTGCGTGCGCTCCCCCACCTCCGGGTACATTCTCCGCCCTAGAGCCCCGCTTGAATTTCCTCGCGCAGACTGCATGGACACCATGGGGAACGCTATGGAATATGACCGGCTGGGCTTGCGTATCCGTTCCTTTAGTTCATCCCACGAAGGTACCGGGGCGCTGGCCCATCTCGCTTTTGCTAGGAGCAGTCAGTGATCGCGTCTCTGAAGGCGCATTGCTGGCATTAGCTCGTAGCGTGCAGCATCTCGCGGGCATGTTGCCAGCGGAGTCGCTTTCTTTGGCCGCACCTGGAGACATCGAAAAACTCGGCTACCGGCCTACCCCTGCACCCCATACACTTTCTGAGCATGGCCACGGTGATCGTCCATGTCACTAA
- a CDS encoding superoxide dismutase, which produces MAKYELPQLDYAYDALEPHISGEIMEIHHTKHHQNYVNGANAALEKLDAARKDGSIAGVVTALSKDLAFNLGGHTNHSLFWKNLSPNGGGQPTGALAEAIDRDFGSFEAFQEHFNGAALGLQGSGWAVLGYDHIGERLVIEQMTDQQGNLSVNLTPLLLLDMWEHAFYLQYKNVKADYVKAVWNVFNWDEVAARYDAAQK; this is translated from the coding sequence ATGGCTAAGTACGAACTTCCACAACTCGACTACGCATACGACGCACTGGAGCCACACATCTCCGGTGAGATCATGGAGATCCACCACACCAAGCACCACCAGAACTACGTTAACGGTGCAAACGCTGCTCTGGAGAAGCTTGACGCAGCTCGTAAAGATGGCTCCATCGCTGGTGTCGTCACCGCCCTCTCCAAGGATCTCGCATTCAACCTGGGTGGTCACACCAACCACTCCCTGTTCTGGAAAAACCTCTCTCCCAATGGCGGTGGCCAGCCCACCGGCGCTCTCGCTGAAGCCATCGACCGTGACTTCGGTTCCTTCGAAGCATTCCAGGAGCACTTCAACGGTGCCGCTCTGGGTCTGCAGGGCTCCGGTTGGGCAGTTCTGGGCTACGACCACATCGGTGAGCGTCTCGTCATCGAGCAGATGACCGACCAGCAGGGTAACCTCTCCGTTAACCTCACCCCACTGTTGCTCCTGGATATGTGGGAGCACGCTTTCTATCTGCAGTACAAGAACGTCAAGGCCGACTACGTGAAGGCCGTATGGAACGTTTTTAACTGGGATGAGGTTGCAGCTCGCTACGACGCTGCCCAGAAGTAA
- a CDS encoding L-lactate dehydrogenase: MTLTTGAKIVLIGAGDVGIAYAYALVNQGLCDHLAIIDINERKTWGHVQDLNHAVPWGGHSIKVTVGTYEDCADAAMVVNCAGVAQKPGETRLDLVGRNVVIFKDIVGKVMDAGFNGVFVVATNPVDVLSYATWKMSGLPSHQVIGSGTILDTARYRYALGRYFDLAPTSVHAYVIGEHGDTELPVLSAGSAGGVPLKKMLQTRALEKADTSDADKIFEETRDAAYEIIQAKGSTSFGIGMGLARITRAILHNQDVVLPVSALLEGHYGLEDIYIGTPAVIDRRGIRHVVELDLDDDEAAKFQHSADILTRVMQDSGLRAL; encoded by the coding sequence ATGACCCTTACAACTGGAGCGAAAATTGTATTGATCGGCGCTGGCGATGTAGGCATCGCTTATGCATATGCACTGGTCAACCAGGGATTGTGTGATCACCTGGCGATCATTGACATCAACGAACGTAAGACCTGGGGTCACGTCCAGGACTTGAACCATGCGGTGCCATGGGGTGGGCATTCCATCAAGGTCACCGTGGGCACATATGAGGATTGCGCCGACGCTGCCATGGTCGTCAACTGTGCGGGAGTGGCTCAAAAGCCGGGGGAAACCCGCCTAGATCTTGTCGGTAGAAACGTCGTCATCTTCAAAGACATTGTGGGAAAAGTTATGGATGCGGGGTTCAACGGCGTCTTCGTTGTGGCGACGAACCCGGTGGATGTGCTGAGTTATGCCACGTGGAAGATGTCTGGCCTGCCCTCTCATCAGGTCATTGGTTCGGGAACAATCCTGGATACAGCCCGCTATCGATATGCGCTTGGCCGCTATTTTGATTTAGCACCAACCTCCGTTCACGCATATGTCATCGGTGAACATGGGGATACGGAGTTGCCAGTTTTATCTGCAGGTAGCGCAGGCGGTGTGCCTTTAAAGAAGATGCTGCAGACCAGGGCGCTGGAGAAAGCGGATACCAGTGACGCGGATAAGATCTTCGAGGAAACCCGAGATGCCGCCTACGAAATTATCCAGGCCAAGGGGTCTACGAGTTTTGGTATTGGCATGGGGTTAGCGCGGATCACTCGCGCGATTCTTCATAACCAAGATGTGGTGCTACCAGTTTCCGCCCTTCTGGAAGGACACTACGGTCTGGAGGATATCTACATAGGAACACCTGCGGTTATTGATCGTCGGGGTATACGGCACGTCGTAGAACTAGACCTCGATGACGACGAAGCGGCTAAGTTCCAGCATTCCGCCGATATTCTCACGCGAGTGATGCAGGATTCTGGTTTGCGGGCACTTTAG
- a CDS encoding DUF5926 family protein: MAKKKKKENLPEGMSRRQAKLAARAAERAKLAKDTRPYDGYALEADLIALQEFVPSAHFIADVKGIDRTVHVGTVLPGAVAALVRSEDDGGEAFVALQTQRRGDNPNRDLAFALNWLKSARPGESLEIGISDGSEPDLSELLEKDSTPEIVVEQDFNWWLTEEALKNPQVAATLRQANDAILPSDRIDANISGAAWWINPGEKAHIRWIRPEAEADLLNALARVHAAGELHVGEGSKFAGVFRTHGVLVPVWDLDNSKEHSHWAAGLEALDKKISGAIASTDALTADEHKSKQTIISREVTIR, from the coding sequence GTGGCTAAAAAGAAGAAGAAAGAAAACCTGCCAGAGGGCATGAGCCGCCGTCAGGCGAAGCTCGCAGCTCGTGCTGCTGAGCGTGCCAAGTTGGCCAAAGACACACGACCATATGACGGATACGCACTCGAAGCCGACCTCATTGCGTTGCAAGAGTTCGTTCCTTCTGCCCATTTCATCGCTGATGTGAAAGGTATTGACCGCACAGTCCATGTGGGCACGGTTCTGCCAGGTGCGGTGGCTGCCTTGGTGCGCAGTGAGGACGATGGAGGCGAGGCATTCGTTGCTTTGCAGACCCAGCGCCGCGGAGATAATCCAAACCGCGACCTCGCCTTTGCTCTGAACTGGCTCAAGAGCGCTAGGCCAGGGGAGTCGCTAGAGATCGGCATCTCTGACGGTTCTGAGCCAGATCTGTCCGAATTGCTGGAGAAAGATTCCACTCCGGAGATCGTTGTGGAACAGGATTTCAACTGGTGGTTGACGGAAGAGGCCCTGAAGAACCCACAGGTCGCGGCGACCCTCCGGCAAGCCAATGACGCCATCTTGCCATCCGACCGCATCGACGCGAACATCTCCGGTGCGGCTTGGTGGATCAACCCGGGAGAAAAAGCCCACATCCGTTGGATCCGCCCGGAAGCTGAAGCTGACCTACTGAACGCTTTAGCACGCGTACATGCGGCTGGAGAGTTGCACGTGGGTGAAGGATCCAAGTTCGCCGGTGTATTCCGTACACACGGCGTGTTGGTTCCGGTATGGGATCTTGACAATTCCAAGGAACACAGCCACTGGGCAGCTGGCCTGGAAGCTTTAGACAAGAAGATTAGCGGCGCTATCGCCTCCACAGATGCCTTGACCGCTGATGAGCATAAGTCTAAACAGACGATCATCTCCCGCGAAGTGACCATCCGCTAG
- a CDS encoding TM0106 family RecB-like putative nuclease: MNYSMCPVDKREDPPAPLTPADVVGCRHRAVLRRVKSINTPERMRTLQDLENQIQYLSHHIAEQARRQKILAQLPGSPRRGDKVRPTRIDISPGPNAVEDTLEAMARGIRLITGAVLEEGALSTTVDILLRRDMGHGTDPTLAYAPLVISGHSVARRLRGKQAADCLVIDLSALSLSHGVEVPLRHRALAGDSQRLAMAYTILSVWGVASGDVGLIGRAGAADPERCYIFPGDSLLPGLLTALREPVPHAPSRVKECSYCEYHNHCRAQLLERQDVSLMLPGDRNRALREAGIRTLPQLAEAQRGEQSALAEAWMKGETALRRPLRRWITDTELWGGYQFVMPRRGDLTAQKTGQTPETSAQPMQEQLANVIDIDIDMEAHPQRGTFLWGTFDGAQYVAFGDFSSAGDEGAHVAEFWAWIQARVASAAASGKRLRVWVYAEQGENYWLRHYARKFGGRAYTLADATTVTMPTLDEVNRFIASEQWCDLFRIVNNAVAGTGSLGLKTVAPLAGFQFSQKGVDGRAAITLYEQAIRTARGTAQAARRTLERYNADDCVANSYVRTWLRKGAPGIPQCPH, translated from the coding sequence GTGAACTATTCCATGTGCCCTGTAGACAAGCGCGAAGATCCGCCTGCGCCGCTGACTCCCGCTGACGTTGTGGGATGCCGACATAGGGCGGTGTTGCGTCGGGTAAAAAGCATCAATACACCGGAGCGAATGCGCACGCTGCAGGATCTCGAGAATCAGATCCAATATCTTTCTCACCACATTGCGGAACAAGCACGGCGGCAGAAGATCCTCGCGCAACTACCTGGAAGTCCTCGTCGTGGGGATAAAGTACGCCCGACGCGGATAGACATCAGCCCGGGACCGAATGCCGTGGAAGATACGCTGGAAGCGATGGCACGTGGAATCCGCTTGATCACCGGAGCTGTCCTCGAAGAAGGAGCGCTGTCCACGACAGTGGACATTCTGCTGCGCCGCGATATGGGACACGGCACGGACCCCACGCTCGCTTATGCCCCACTCGTAATTTCGGGGCACTCTGTGGCCCGCCGCCTGCGAGGCAAACAAGCGGCGGATTGCCTGGTCATCGACCTATCTGCCCTGAGCCTGTCCCATGGAGTGGAAGTACCCCTCCGGCACCGCGCACTGGCCGGTGATTCTCAGCGCCTAGCGATGGCCTACACAATTCTCAGCGTCTGGGGTGTGGCATCGGGCGACGTAGGGCTCATTGGTCGCGCAGGAGCTGCGGATCCGGAACGCTGCTATATTTTTCCCGGCGACTCATTACTTCCAGGCTTGTTAACAGCTCTCAGGGAACCAGTGCCCCACGCGCCCAGCCGTGTGAAGGAATGCAGCTATTGCGAATACCACAACCACTGCCGTGCACAATTACTCGAACGCCAGGACGTATCACTAATGCTACCGGGAGATAGAAACCGGGCACTTCGAGAAGCAGGTATCCGTACCCTGCCGCAACTGGCTGAGGCACAGCGTGGTGAACAAAGCGCGCTCGCGGAGGCCTGGATGAAAGGGGAAACGGCTTTACGGCGACCGCTTCGGCGCTGGATAACCGACACCGAGCTGTGGGGCGGATATCAATTCGTCATGCCCCGCCGGGGTGACCTGACCGCCCAAAAGACAGGTCAAACTCCAGAAACATCCGCTCAACCCATGCAAGAGCAGTTAGCAAACGTGATCGACATTGACATCGACATGGAAGCTCATCCTCAACGTGGCACATTCCTGTGGGGCACTTTTGACGGAGCTCAATACGTGGCGTTTGGAGATTTTTCGAGTGCAGGAGACGAAGGCGCCCACGTGGCTGAGTTCTGGGCGTGGATTCAAGCGCGGGTGGCGTCAGCGGCGGCGTCGGGAAAAAGGTTGAGGGTGTGGGTTTATGCTGAGCAGGGTGAAAATTACTGGCTGCGCCACTACGCACGGAAATTCGGAGGCCGAGCTTATACACTCGCTGATGCGACGACTGTCACCATGCCAACATTAGACGAGGTCAACAGGTTTATTGCCTCTGAACAATGGTGCGACCTCTTCCGAATTGTTAATAATGCTGTGGCCGGCACTGGCTCCCTGGGCTTAAAAACAGTCGCTCCGCTGGCTGGTTTCCAATTCAGCCAAAAAGGCGTGGACGGGCGTGCCGCCATCACTCTTTACGAACAGGCCATTAGAACGGCGCGTGGTACTGCCCAGGCAGCACGGCGCACCCTTGAGCGCTATAACGCGGACGATTGCGTGGCGAATTCCTATGTGCGCACCTGGCTACGCAAGGGAGCGCCGGGGATCCCCCAGTGCCCCCACTAG
- a CDS encoding DUF6474 family protein, translated as MGLLSTMRKRRQEKKAVEKAAKARALAEAKADAKLEKAKEKYLRKTAKQVRKADAKELKNRREHEEKMAAAALEQLKAGNFNRSNVNRYLGAARVALPALLPLIYRGMTQLKEANERGTAQSHGVSAEDMAQFSGDGAPQQARIRQIRKDISKGGLPMGFAKDVDERMDDLEEAVKNTSHMNNEQTRHALQAISRELDLVEAQIDIKRGK; from the coding sequence ATGGGACTGCTCAGTACAATGCGTAAGCGCCGCCAAGAGAAAAAGGCTGTAGAAAAGGCAGCTAAGGCGCGCGCCCTCGCGGAGGCCAAGGCCGATGCCAAACTGGAGAAAGCCAAAGAGAAATACCTTCGCAAGACCGCAAAGCAGGTACGTAAAGCGGATGCCAAGGAACTGAAGAACCGCCGTGAGCATGAGGAAAAGATGGCAGCCGCAGCCCTGGAACAGCTGAAGGCCGGTAACTTCAACCGCTCAAACGTCAACCGTTATCTCGGCGCTGCTCGTGTCGCACTGCCAGCGCTACTTCCTTTGATTTACCGGGGAATGACGCAATTGAAGGAAGCCAATGAGCGCGGCACCGCCCAATCCCATGGCGTATCAGCTGAGGATATGGCACAGTTCTCAGGGGATGGCGCTCCCCAGCAGGCTCGTATCCGCCAGATACGTAAGGATATATCCAAGGGCGGTCTTCCCATGGGCTTTGCTAAGGATGTCGACGAACGCATGGACGACCTGGAAGAAGCTGTGAAAAACACCTCACACATGAACAATGAGCAAACCCGTCATGCTCTGCAGGCAATCTCTCGCGAATTAGATCTGGTGGAAGCGCAGATCGACATCAAACGAGGCAAATAA
- a CDS encoding CPBP family intramembrane glutamic endopeptidase, which yields MSLNQRPSHGGYDNVAAVRWELLIVLTVTYGASGLRAILRLIDATLSSTKLNEQTATLNAQQSPTPWLDPLLQISSSGVLFAWGGLAVLLLLRHVPLRTNLAPRTVWRMRSKDWLFGAGLAAIIGLPGLLFYFTALHLGLTKQVVPSGLDDNVWQLPLLILNSWANGFAEEIIVVAWLGTRLRQLRVPWPWVFFFSALLRGSYHLYQGYSAGVGNIVMGLFYLWYWKKTGRVWPLIIAHGLIDSVAFVGYTMLGGIPG from the coding sequence ATGTCACTAAACCAACGCCCCTCACACGGTGGTTATGACAATGTCGCCGCCGTACGCTGGGAGCTCCTCATCGTCTTGACCGTCACCTATGGAGCTTCTGGGCTGCGCGCGATTTTACGATTGATCGACGCCACCCTCAGCTCCACAAAACTCAATGAGCAAACCGCCACGCTTAACGCCCAGCAGTCCCCTACGCCCTGGCTAGACCCTTTGCTACAGATCAGCAGTAGCGGCGTATTATTCGCCTGGGGCGGGCTCGCTGTTTTGCTTTTGCTCAGGCATGTTCCTTTAAGAACGAACCTCGCACCCCGCACCGTGTGGCGCATGCGTAGCAAGGACTGGCTATTTGGTGCAGGCTTAGCAGCCATCATCGGTTTGCCGGGGCTGCTGTTTTACTTCACTGCCTTACATTTAGGGCTAACAAAGCAAGTCGTTCCCTCCGGCCTTGACGACAATGTCTGGCAACTACCACTGCTCATCCTCAACTCTTGGGCTAATGGCTTTGCCGAGGAGATTATTGTTGTCGCCTGGCTCGGTACACGCTTACGGCAATTACGAGTGCCCTGGCCATGGGTTTTCTTCTTCAGCGCGCTGTTGAGAGGCAGCTATCACCTCTACCAGGGATATTCAGCCGGTGTGGGGAATATCGTCATGGGGCTGTTTTACCTCTGGTATTGGAAGAAAACCGGCCGCGTATGGCCGCTCATTATCGCCCACGGGCTTATCGATAGCGTCGCCTTCGTTGGCTATACGATGCTCGGCGGTATCCCCGGCTAG
- a CDS encoding LCP family protein — protein sequence MNSRPGDYSHKDDDCAYDHNGNPLVDRFGRPVRRRSNLPRPQSSNSHSDQSRAGIRRSSTSSPNSNSTGRHRRPSAQPQPPQYRRTIAPGSSAHSGYQDYSNAAYPAGDYPPDRYAARSSRNSAYSSQGYGDNQDYRDREHAPRAGYDQRLSASQYGRDGQRWRRPQAKNTSFKRRRFPLFKTLGAILLVLCALVIGTGIWVDTSLNRTDALTTYDGRPGNTKGTNWLLVGSDSRAGLSEADAERLSAGEINDSAGRTDTIMVVNIPTFGGKPKIISFPRDSYVNIPGHGMNKINAAFSLGGPQLLQKTIEQATGWRIDHYAEIGFGGFASLVDSVGGITMCLDQPLQDPMAGINLQAGCQKMNGVTALGYVRSRYTSAGGDLDRARRQREFVSALSKKIASPGTLLNPFTFFPVVKGMTGSLTVDKGTHVWNLTRLGLAIAGGTEQVEIPVAGYQDLDVGNVVMWDEQGAEQLFASLR from the coding sequence ATGAATTCACGTCCCGGCGATTACTCACACAAGGATGATGACTGCGCATACGACCATAACGGCAATCCCCTCGTGGATCGCTTTGGCCGTCCAGTACGTCGCCGTTCCAACCTGCCGCGACCACAATCTTCAAACTCCCACTCCGATCAATCGCGAGCCGGCATACGACGCTCCTCTACGTCCAGCCCCAACTCTAATAGCACAGGCCGGCATCGTCGCCCATCTGCTCAACCTCAGCCTCCGCAGTACCGACGTACCATCGCCCCAGGCTCCAGTGCTCACTCCGGCTATCAGGATTATTCCAATGCCGCGTACCCAGCTGGGGATTACCCTCCTGATAGGTACGCTGCTCGGAGTTCCCGCAACAGCGCCTATTCTTCTCAGGGATACGGCGATAACCAGGACTATCGCGACAGAGAACACGCTCCCCGGGCTGGTTATGACCAACGCCTCTCTGCCTCTCAGTATGGACGAGACGGGCAGCGGTGGCGTCGCCCTCAGGCGAAAAACACTTCTTTCAAGCGCCGTCGCTTTCCACTTTTCAAAACCTTGGGCGCGATTCTCCTCGTGCTCTGTGCCCTAGTGATCGGTACTGGAATATGGGTTGATACTTCCCTCAACCGCACTGATGCGCTCACCACATACGACGGGCGCCCTGGCAACACGAAGGGCACCAATTGGCTGCTCGTGGGCAGCGATTCCCGCGCCGGGCTTTCCGAAGCGGATGCGGAGAGATTATCCGCGGGGGAAATCAACGATTCGGCAGGGCGCACAGACACCATCATGGTCGTGAACATCCCTACATTCGGCGGTAAGCCGAAGATTATTAGCTTCCCCCGGGACAGTTACGTCAATATCCCTGGCCACGGTATGAATAAGATCAACGCCGCCTTCAGCCTAGGGGGACCACAACTATTACAAAAGACCATCGAACAGGCCACTGGATGGCGTATTGACCACTATGCAGAAATCGGCTTCGGCGGCTTTGCCAGCCTGGTGGATAGCGTGGGCGGGATCACCATGTGCCTCGACCAACCACTGCAGGATCCGATGGCGGGCATCAATCTGCAAGCGGGATGCCAGAAAATGAACGGTGTGACAGCCTTGGGCTATGTACGCTCCCGCTACACGTCCGCCGGAGGCGATCTTGACCGTGCGCGGCGTCAGCGGGAATTCGTATCCGCGCTGAGCAAGAAAATCGCTAGTCCAGGCACGCTACTCAATCCGTTCACATTCTTCCCCGTGGTGAAAGGGATGACCGGCTCACTGACCGTGGACAAGGGTACCCATGTATGGAACCTCACTCGGCTGGGGTTGGCTATTGCTGGCGGCACCGAGCAAGTAGAAATCCCCGTGGCTGGTTATCAAGATCTGGACGTGGGCAACGTGGTTATGTGGGACGAGCAGGGCGCGGAACAACTCTTCGCATCCCTCAGATAG
- the pheA gene encoding prephenate dehydratase, whose amino-acid sequence MSNAITGTPTVAFLGPRGTFTEQALHDLIAAGHLPVDCRSTPVHSPRIALDKVRAGEADYAVVALESVVDGPVAQTEDALANGSRLQVIRETLVPIVFSILVRPGTQLQDIKTFTTHPVAEAQVRSWVRDHLHNVDFIPASSNAAAAQAVAEGKADAAAAPARAGELFALEALAEGVADMKGAFTRFVLVRQPGEIPARTGDDRTGVIFTLKNEPSSLMTALAELATRGVDMSRISSRPTHREGSPYSFHVGIVGHIEDDSVAEALAGLKRSTHELRFMGSWPRAVLDADGRIPPAGHTPPDYAESKEWVRQLLHRSNL is encoded by the coding sequence ATGAGCAACGCAATTACTGGCACCCCGACCGTCGCTTTTCTCGGACCGCGTGGAACCTTCACTGAACAGGCCCTGCACGATCTGATCGCCGCAGGTCACTTGCCAGTAGATTGTCGGAGCACGCCGGTGCACTCTCCACGAATCGCGCTCGATAAGGTGCGTGCCGGGGAGGCGGATTATGCGGTGGTTGCTCTGGAATCCGTCGTGGACGGGCCAGTCGCTCAGACTGAAGATGCACTGGCCAATGGGTCTCGTCTTCAGGTCATCCGTGAAACCTTGGTGCCGATCGTCTTCTCCATCCTGGTCCGTCCGGGAACTCAACTACAAGATATTAAGACTTTCACCACCCATCCTGTCGCTGAGGCTCAGGTGCGCAGTTGGGTGAGAGATCACCTACACAATGTGGATTTCATTCCCGCGTCGAGTAACGCAGCGGCAGCTCAGGCCGTAGCGGAGGGCAAGGCTGATGCAGCGGCCGCCCCTGCGCGTGCCGGGGAGCTTTTTGCCTTGGAAGCGCTGGCAGAGGGAGTGGCCGATATGAAGGGTGCTTTCACGCGTTTTGTTTTGGTTCGACAGCCGGGTGAGATTCCCGCTCGTACCGGCGATGACCGTACCGGGGTGATTTTCACACTGAAGAATGAACCCTCTAGCCTCATGACGGCCTTAGCAGAGTTAGCTACTCGTGGTGTGGACATGTCCCGTATCAGCTCCCGACCCACGCATAGGGAAGGCAGCCCGTACAGTTTCCATGTGGGCATCGTGGGGCACATCGAAGATGATTCTGTGGCGGAAGCTTTGGCCGGACTGAAGCGCAGCACCCATGAGCTGAGGTTTATGGGTTCATGGCCGCGCGCAGTGTTGGACGCTGACGGACGTATTCCTCCGGCAGGACATACCCCTCCGGATTACGCTGAGTCTAAGGAATGGGTGCGCCAACTGCTGCACCGGTCTAACCTCTAA
- a CDS encoding glycerophosphodiester phosphodiesterase, whose product MTKNKSMKIVAHRGASGERPEHTLGAYELAVDRGADGLECDVRLTRDGHLVCFHDRTMERVAVDRLPKGEAIVSTMTLAEMRQINVGTPEEPAEVITLAELLEFYQDTRRENLDVHEEWAGSVSRELFIETKHPNRYGPRVEHTLNETLGKFRLDDDPSVRIISFSPQSLVRFTMINPRLRRILLRREFQRMVHPSLEAMGLVGAHGVSIAKARVRPDIVGRRNVDTYVWTADKEDDVRWALRHSVDWLATNYPGRAKIWRDDELEKEFRRGIA is encoded by the coding sequence GTGACTAAAAATAAAAGCATGAAGATTGTGGCTCACCGCGGAGCTTCGGGAGAACGCCCAGAACACACCTTGGGAGCGTACGAACTTGCCGTTGATCGAGGAGCCGACGGGTTGGAATGCGATGTCAGATTGACTCGCGATGGTCACCTTGTGTGCTTCCATGACCGCACCATGGAACGGGTTGCGGTAGACCGCCTGCCCAAAGGCGAAGCAATAGTATCCACGATGACCTTGGCGGAAATGCGCCAGATAAACGTCGGTACTCCTGAAGAACCAGCAGAGGTTATCACCCTCGCCGAGTTGCTGGAGTTTTACCAAGATACGCGCCGGGAGAACCTCGATGTGCACGAAGAGTGGGCGGGGTCTGTGTCACGCGAGTTGTTTATTGAGACGAAGCACCCCAACCGCTACGGGCCGCGCGTCGAACACACCCTCAATGAGACCCTGGGAAAATTCCGCCTCGACGATGACCCAAGCGTGCGCATCATCTCCTTTAGTCCGCAGTCTCTAGTGCGCTTTACAATGATTAACCCACGTTTGCGCAGAATTTTGTTGAGGCGAGAATTTCAGCGCATGGTTCATCCCAGCCTGGAAGCAATGGGCCTGGTGGGTGCGCACGGAGTATCAATTGCGAAGGCTCGGGTCAGACCCGACATCGTTGGGCGACGTAACGTCGACACCTATGTGTGGACTGCAGACAAGGAAGACGACGTACGCTGGGCACTACGCCACAGTGTGGATTGGCTCGCGACGAACTATCCGGGACGAGCGAAAATCTGGCGTGACGATGAACTCGAAAAGGAGTTCCGGCGCGGCATTGCCTGA